The Populus alba chromosome 6, ASM523922v2, whole genome shotgun sequence genome contains a region encoding:
- the LOC118043905 gene encoding putative leucine-rich repeat receptor-like serine/threonine-protein kinase At2g24130, whose amino-acid sequence MGSCKFSMFSFLCLIIILVVVSGEGSPQLVKDRISLLSFRSGIVLDPEGALESWNSSSNHVCHWTGVRCDNGSDRVIQLDLSGLSLHGRISPILANLSSLLVLDLSRNFFEGHIPAELGYLFQLRQLSLSWNLLGGNIPEELGFLHQLVYLDLGSNRLAGDIPAPLFCNGSSSLEYMDLSNNSLTGKIPLKNECELSALRFLLLWSNRLVGRVPRALSKSTNLTWLDLESNMLTGELPSEIVRKMPKLQFLYLSYNDFVSHDGNTNLEPFFASLVNSSDLQELELAGNNLRGEIPPIIGNLSTNFVQIHLDENLLYGSIPPHISNLVNLTLLNLSSNLLNGTIPLELCRMGKLERVYLSNNSLSGEIPAALANISHLGLLDLSKNKLTGPIPDSFANLSQLRRLLLYENQLSGTIPPSLGQCVNLEILDLSRNKISGIIPSEVAGLKSLKLYLNLSSNHLHGPLPLELSKMDMVLAIDLSSNNLSGSIPPQLGSCIALEHLNLSGNVLEGLLPATIGQLPYLKELDVSSNQLSGNIPQSLEASPTLKHLNFSFNKFSGNTSNKGAFSSLTIDSFQGNEGLCGEIKGMPNCRRKHAHHSLVLPVLLSLFATTLLCIFAYPLALRSKFKRQMEKFNRGDLEDEDNKTKDLKHPRISYRHLIEATGGFSASSLIGSGQFGHVYKGVLQDNTRIAVKVLDTKTAGEISGSFKRECQVLKRAKHRNLIKIITICSKPDFKALVLPLMSNGSLERHLYPSHGLNTGLDLIQLVSICNDVAEGVAYLHHYSPVRVVHCDLKPSNILLDEDMTALVTDFGIARLIKGADDSNPTDDSVSFSSTDGLLCGSVGYIAPEYGMGKRASTQGDVYSFGVLLLEIITGRRPTDVLFHEGSSLHGWIKSHYPDKLKPIVDKTVLRFAPSGMPVYYNKIWSDVILELIELGLICTQNNPSTRPSMLEVANEMGSLKQYLSSPPPLLIDEAYPKASA is encoded by the exons ATGGGTTCTTGTAAATTCTCCATGTTTagtttcctttgtttgatcattaTTTTGGTAGTGGTTTCTGGGGAAGGAAGTCCCCAGCTTGTTAAGGATAGAATTTCATTGCTTTCTTTCAGGTCAGGTATTGTATTAGACCCTGAAGGTGCACTTGAGAGCTGGAACTCTTCAAGCAATCACGTTTGCCACTGGACAGGAGTCAGGTGCGACAATGGTAGTGATCGTGTCATACAGCTTGACCTTAGTGGCCTATCACTTCACGGCAGGATTTCTCCGATTCTTGCGAATCTTTCTTCTTTGCTGGTTCTTGATTTGTCAAGGAACTTCTTTGAAGGCCATATTCCAGCAGAGTTGGGCTATCTTTTCCAGTTAAGACAGCTCAGTTTATCATGGAATCTTCTCGGAGGAAACATTCCCGAGGAGCTGGGATTTCTTCACCAATTAGTATATCTTGATTTGGGAAGTAACAGGCTTGCTGGTGATATTCCTGCGCCACTTTTCTGCAATGGGTCCTCTTCTCTGGAGTATATGGACCTCTCTAACAATTCTTTAACTGGAAAAATCCCTTTGAAGAATGAATGTGAGCTTAGTGCTTTGAGGTTTCTTTTGCTTTGGTCGAATAGACTAGTCGGTCGGGTCCCTCGAGCACTTTCTAAGTCCACCAATCTTACATGGCTCGATTTGGAGTCAAATATGCTGACGGGGGAATTGCCATCAGAGATTGTACGTAAAATGCCAAAGTTACAGTTCCTCTATTTGTCTTACAATGACTTCGTTAGCCATGATGGTAACACCAATCTTGAACCCTTTTTTGCTTCTTTAGTTAATTCTTCTGACCTTCAAGAACTTGAATTAGCCGGAAATAACCTTCGCGGAGAGATACCTCCTATTATCGGTAATCTTTCTACCAATTTTGTACAGATTCATCTAGATGAGAATCTTCTTTATGGCTCTATCCCTCCTCACATTTCAAACCTTGTCAATCTCACCCTTTTAAACTTGTCTAGTAACCTTTTGAACGGTACCATCCCTCTAGAACTATGTCGTATGGGAAAACTAGAGAGGGTTTATTTGTCAAACAATTCACTATCTGGTGAAATTCCAGCAGCTCTTGCTAACATTTCCCACTTGGGGCTTCTTGATTTGtcaaaaaacaaacttacagGCCCCATCCCAGACAGTTTTGCCAACCTTTCACAGCTACGGAGACTCTTACTTTATGAAAATCAGCTCTCAGGAACCATACCACCAAGCTTGGGACAATGTGTCAATTTGGAGATCCTAGACCTTTCTAGAAATAAGATTTCTGGGATAATTCCTAGTGAAGTTGCAGGACTCAAGAGCTTGAAGTTGTATTTGAATCTGTCGAGCAATCACTTGCATGGTCCTTTACCACTAGAGCTAAGTAAAATGGACATGGTGCTAGCAATCGATCTATCTTCCAACAATCTCTCTGGCTCGATCCCGCCACAACTTGGAAGCTGCATTGCACTAGAGCATCTTAACCTTTCAGGGAACGTCTTAGAAGGTCTTCTTCCAGCTACAATAGGACAGCTACCCTATCTTAAGGAACTGGATGTATCTTCAAACCAGTTGAGTGGCAATATACCACAATCTCTGGAGGCATCACCAACTCTCAAGCATCTCAACTTCTCTTTCAACAAGTTCTCTGGAAACACATCAAACAAGGGGGCATTTTCTTCTCTGACGATAGATTCTTTCCAAGGCAATGAAGGCCTTTGCGGTGAAATAAAGGGCATGCCCAACTGCCGGAGGAAACATGCTCATCATTCACTTGTTTTACCTGTCCTCCTGTCTTTGTTTGCTACTACCTTATTATGCATATTTGCATACCCCCTCGCTCTCAGgtcaaaattcaaaaggcaaatgGAGAAATTCAATCGAGGTGACTTGGAAGATGAGGACAACAAAACGAAAGACCTCAAGCATCCAAGAATCTCATATCGACATCTCATTGAAGCTACAGGGGGGTTTAGCGCTTCAAGCCTGATAGGTTCAGGCCAATTTGGCCATGTCTACAAGGGAGTTCTTCAAGACAACACAAGGATAGCTGTTAAGGTATTGGATACAAAGACAGCTGGAGAAATTTCAGGGAGCTTCAAAAGAGAATGCCAAGTCCTAAAAAGAGCCAAACACAGAAATTTGATCAAGATCATCACAATATGCAGCAAGCCAGATTTTAAGGCTCTTGTCCTTCCTCTCATGTCAAATGGGAGCCTGGAAAGGCATTTATACCCAAGTCATGGACTAAATACAGGGTTGGATTTGATTCAGTTGGTGAGCATATGTAATGATGTGGCTGAAGGGGTGGCCTATTTGCACCATTATTCTCCTGTTAGAGTAGTTCACTGTGATCTCAAGCCAAGCAATATTCTTCTAGATGAAGACATGACAGCTTTGGTAACTGATTTTGGAATCGCAAGATTGATTAAAGGTGCTGATGACAGTAATCCAACAGATGATTCAGTGTCCTTTAGCTCAACTGATGGATTGCTATGTGGATCTGTCGGCTACATTGCCCCTG AATACGGAATGGGAAAGCGTGCTTCAACGCAAGGAGATGTTTACAGTTTTGGAGTCCTCCTGCTAGAAATTATAACCGGAAGACGCCCCACAGATGTTCTGTTTCATGAAGGTTCAAGCTTGCATGGATGGATTAAGAGCCACTATCCCGACAAGCTCAAGCCCATAGTTGATAAAACAGTGCTTAGGTTTGCTCCATCTGGCATGCCGGTATACTATAACAAAATATGGAGTGATGTAATCTTGGAATTGATTGAGCTTGGTCTTATTTGCACTCAAAACAATCCTTCAACAAGACCAAGCATGCTAGAAGTAGCCAACGAAATGGGCAGCCTAAAGCAGTATCTCTCTAGTCCACCCCCCCTGCTGATTGACGAAGCATATCCTAAGGCCAGTGCTTAA
- the LOC118043904 gene encoding uncharacterized protein codes for MDGNSSSVAPETNIAALKDALCTQQLLLQNLYTELDEEREASASAASEALSMILRLQGEKASLKLEASQYKRMEEAKMCHAEEALAVFEDLIYQRELEIASLEYQVQAYRYRLLSMGCNDLGVYENSFPENLLMQRNEPLSGNSGSKGNLRRFNSSPQVSSTDANYNKNSNERKRSLVPVPDPMEIDVDEIAIGEVNDSEKKPGSSGADANSFWEQIKRLDERVKEISDNEDCGRNKSTIWKGGTWSPSLFSQMGIGTSGDAARKTNANHSDEVKQHQDSQEGVQDIFEVSQTSGSCKVPESSLKEHHKLTLEGENRLQKPDMVSKDILESPNKDERGLVKTIVLSTIHEKKLPKARELGTNVHRSLPPMSRPTFSFSSSQGEYQQLSQRVERLERARNNTRQEIIAEGEEEEEVNLLKEIREQLNSIQSQIRSLTTTKPHVRDDPPLEPLHEAMLHFWL; via the exons ATGGATGGAAATAGTTCATCTGTGGCGCCTGAAACTAATATTGCAGCTCTGAAAGATGCCCTTTGTACACAGCAACTTCTTCTACAAAACCTTTACACCGAGTTAGATGAAGAACGAGAAGCCTCAGCCTCTGCAGCAAGCGAAGCTTTATCCATGATTTTGCGGCTGCAAGGAGAAAAGGCCTCACTGAAGCTGGAAGCAAGCCAATATAAGAGAATGGAAGAGGCAAAGATGTGTCATGCAGAAGAGGCTCTGGCAGTTTTCGAAGATCTCATATATCAGAGAGAATTGGAGATTGCATCTCTTGAATACCAGGTTCAGGCTTACAGGTACAGACTACTAAGCATGGGCTGTAATGATTTGGGTGTGTATGAGAATTCATTTCCAGAGAATCTGTTAATGCAAAGAAACGAACCCTTATCTGGGAATAGTGGTTCCAAGGGAAATTTAAGGAGATTTAACTCTTCACCTCAGGTTTCTTCTACGGATGCCAATTACAACAAAAATTCTAACGAAAGAAAGAGATCTTTAGTCCCAGTGCCAGATCCAATGGAAATCGATGTGGATGAAATTGCAATTGGCGAAGTTAATGATTCGGAGAAGAAACCAGGGAGTTCTGGTGCAGACGCGAATTCATTCTGGGAGCAGATCAAGAGGTTGGATGAAAGGGTAAAAGAAATTTCGGACAACGAAGATTGTGGTAGAAATAAATCAACGATCTGGAAGGGTGGAACGTGGTCTCCGTCATTGTTTTCACAAATGGGAATTGGAACATCTGGCGATGcagcaagaaaaacaaatgctaATCATTCGGACGAAGTTAAGCAGCATCAAGATTCACAGGAAGGTGTCCAGGATATTTTTGAAGTCTCTCAAACTTCCGGGAGCTGCAAAGTTCCCGAATCTTCATTGAAAGAGCATCACAAATTGACTTTGGAAGGTGAAAACAGGCTTCAAAAGCCAGACATGGTATCCAAGGATATTCTCGAATCACCTAATAAAGATGAAAGAGGCCTGGTAAAGACAATCGTGCTTTCTACGATCCATGAGAAGAAATTACCCAAGGCAAGAGAATTAGGGACAAATGTTCACCGAAGTTTGCCTCCTATGAGCCGCCCAACATTTAGTTTCAGCAGTTCTCAAGGTGAGTATCAACAGCTGAGTCAGAGAGTTGAGAGGCTCGAGAGAGCAAGAAACAATACAAGGCAAGAAATTATTGCtgaaggggaagaggaagaggaagtgAATTTGTTGAAAGAGATACGTGAACAGCTCAATTCAATACAGTCTCAGATTAGAAGTTTGACAACGACAAAACCCCATGTTCGTGATGATCCACCTTTAGAACCTCTACATGAG GCAATGCTACACTTTTGGTTATAA
- the LOC118043903 gene encoding uncharacterized protein: protein MAMYIRVKRNKTTYFIQCDPTEKTLEIKQKLNVLIDQPVNDQRLILVGTGEVLEDSKSLAEQKVENDAVVALTLRKDDSEFEDVNIVRPDDFYQSRDADGTNW, encoded by the exons atg GCTATGTACATCCGGGTTAAGCGTAACAAGACAACTTACTTTATCCAGTGTGATCCAACTGAGAAAACTCTGGAGATTAAGCAGAAATTAAATGTCCTTATTGATCAACCAGTTAATGATCAGCGGTTGATCTTAGTGGGAACAGGGGAAGTGTTGGAGGATTCAAAGTCATTGGCAGAGCAGAAG GTGGAAAATGATGCTGTCGTGGCACTAACCTTGAGAAAAG ATGACAGTGAGTTTGAGGATGTCAACATTGTGCGGCCTGATGATTTTTACCAGTCTCGTGATGCAGATGGTACAAATTGGTGA